Proteins co-encoded in one Babylonia areolata isolate BAREFJ2019XMU chromosome 5, ASM4173473v1, whole genome shotgun sequence genomic window:
- the LOC143282306 gene encoding uncharacterized protein LOC143282306: TTFHLKKREGWIQLTEFKVTNTLLCLSRRALPQETVLLPADSDKNTGDHSSHVSFHPSPFSQCLESSGDVGFSFATQSDVCFPLDTEADPDGCPVDVGNVAGPTEYNGTLTERSALCPPEQDTGHGEQSELSSASATPEDNVSTSVRKTSSPENRLCSLCDDTSIAAIAHCSECDDDLCSACVRRHRKMSLAAQHDVKLFRPQRRDGDSSDTVTAAGPSMTAHSNSLALIDYCQKHPEERLRFFCETCQTPVCRDCILTTHKQHVTQDISDVTLTARNELADMLAQLEQKKALLETCHSSFEDYKIQFEQNAQRVEEMMKAVHSEVKTAVDTAYQMLVGDLEECRSNELERIDNQKLVIQTYLQDVTRLLDRQSLNINSSIHVLNQHEVVSHTLKVLAQNIQQIELGRGEFFISKNPRLAKIPEYFLGRVTFTTHTLSVAPSEQNLHAETVIREVVLRRELAFNICEPNSSRSSVRSIVETSSGAVWVATPRSILRVTTKVSKESVNIPEDIASVVAGPGDRLLVALGQGSSIRVYANGGLSPFASIPKASTVMASRLEHNALHVYVAVTPLTGSTRIVSYSPEGQLCQQLKLPASILHGTEHPPENGQDSGCAERVSSPSSSSRSSSTSSPPCSLKVTCMAAGLGGGLCLGDAGGRRLIVLDDGGEVTGQYLGPDGRSGCHPCAVCVVAPGQVAVADRDRRTVELVSTEGKLLAPLLSRDHFQGCGKPTCLTVDSKQKLWVGTSTGHVFAFTFLHTWPTSPSAATDTPVHP; encoded by the exons ACGACCTTCCACCTGAAGAAGCGAGAAGGATGGATCCAGCTGACGGAGTTCAAGGTGACCAACacccttctttgtctctctcgtcgCGCTCTCCCCCAGGAGACGGTGCTGCTGCCAGCAGACAGTGACAAAAACACGGGAGATCACTCGTCACACGTGTCTTTccatccttctcctttctctcagtgtctaGAGTCCTCTGGAGATGTAGGATTCAGCTTTGCTACACAGTCTGATGTATGCTTTCCACTCGATACAGAAGCTGATCCCGATGGTTGTCCAGTGGATGTGGGAAATGTGGCTGGTCCTACAGAATATAATGGCACACTGACCGAACGCAGTGCACTGTGTCCACCAGAACAGGATACTGGGCATGGAGAACAATCTGAACTGAGCTCAGCGTCAGCAACACCAGAGGATAATGTCAGCACCAGTGTGCGAAAAACCTCTTCTCCCGAGAACAGGCTCTGCAGTCTGTGCGACGATACCAGCATAGCAGCCATAGCTCATTGCTCAGAATGTGACGACGACCTGTGCTCAGCGTGCGTCCGCAGACACAGAAAAATGAGTCTGGCTGCTCAGCATGACGTGAAGCTGTTCAGACCCCAAAGGCGGGATGGTGACAGCTCCGACACGGTCACTGCTGCAGGCCCCAGTATGACGGCACACTCCAACAGCCTGGCTTTGATTGACTACTGTCAGAAACACCCCGAGGAGAGGCTGCGGTTCTTCTGCGAGACGTGCCAGACCCCGGTGTGTCGCGACTGCATCCTGACCACCCACAAACAGCACGTCACTCAGGACATCTCTGATGTCACACTGACAGCCAGGAACGAGTTAGCCGACATGCTGGCACAGCTGGAGCAAAAGAAAGCACTGCTGGAGACCTGCCACAGCAGCTTTGAAGATTACAAGATTCAGTTTGAACAGAATGCACAACGAGTAGAGGAGATGATGAAGGCTGTGCACAGTGAAGTGAAAACAGCCGTGGACACCGCCTACCAGATGCTGGTCGGAGACCTGGAAGAGTGCCGGAGTAATGAATTGGAGAGGATCGACAACCAGAAACTGGTGATCCAGACTTACCTGCAGGACGTGACAAGACTGCTGGACAGGCAAAGCCTGAATATCAACTCCTCCATCCATGTCTTGAATCAGCATGAGGTAGTCTCTCACACACTGAAGGTGCTGGCTCAGAACATTCAGCAGATTGAGTTGGGGCGAGGCGAGTTCTTCATTTCCAAAAACCCCAGACTGGCGAAAATACCCGAGTATTTTCTGGGCAGAGTCacgttcaccacacacaccctttcagtGGCACCGTCAGAGCAGAACCTACACGCCGAGACAGTCATCAGGGAAGTGGTCCTACGCCGGGAACTGGCTTTCAACATCTGCGAGCCGAACAGCTCGAGGTCCTCGGTGAGGTCCATCGTGGAGACCTCCAGCGGAGCAGTGTGGGTGGCCACCCCTCGCTCCATATTGAGAGTGACCACCAAGGTCAGCAAAGAGAGCGTCAACATCCCGGAGGACATCGCCAGCGTGGTGGCGGGCCCCGGGGACAGACTGCTGGTGGCTCTGGGCCAGGGCAGCTCCATCAGGGTGTACGCTAACGGCGGTCTGTCGCCTTTCGCCTCCATCCCCAAGGCCAGCACGGTGATGGCCAGCCGTCTGGAGCACAACGCGTTGCACGTGTACGTGGCCGTCACGCCCCTCACGGGCTCCACGCGCATCGTGTCCTATTCCCCGGAGGGACAGCTGTGTCAGCAGCTCAAGCTGCCGGCAAGCATCCTCCACGGCACAGAACACCCCCCGGAAAACGGTCAGGACTCCGGCTGTGCAGAGAGagtttcctccccttcctcctcctcccgctcctcctccacctcatcccccccGTGCAGTCTGAAGGTGACGTGCATGGCGGCgggattgggaggggggctgTGCCTGGGGGATGCCGGGGGGCGCAGGCTGATCGTGCTGGACGATGGAGGGGAGGTAACAGGGCAGTACCTGGGACCTGACGGACGCAGCGGTTGTCAcccgtgtgccgtgtgtgtggtgGCGCCGGGCCAG GTGGCCGTGGCAGACAGAGACCGACGGACGGTGGAACTGGTCAGCACTGAGGGCAAGCTGCTGGCCCCGCTCCTGTCACGTGACCACTTCCAGGGCTGCGGAAAGCCCACCTGTCTGACCGTGGACTCCAAGCAGAAGCTGTGGGTAGGCACCAGTACTGGCCACGTGTTCGCCTTCACCTTCCTGCACACCTGGCCCACCTCCCCCTCTGCTGCCACTGACACGCCTGTTCATCCGTGA